A stretch of Enterobacter cloacae complex sp. ECNIH7 DNA encodes these proteins:
- a CDS encoding DUF2787 family protein codes for MSSPVILQGGYVLPLSRSFTQLLLGIVAQKPPHRHPITGLTINFRDPEYSPEKGGWHPVEIRLIPAGEDWQLDYVTDFHYAGHPWPELEKDVDVSWTQQYTWLSRCGDISHVDAREFWSLWESNFMAYHDMGVFTVRTLWES; via the coding sequence ATGTCATCACCCGTAATATTGCAGGGCGGCTATGTGCTGCCGCTCTCCCGGTCGTTCACCCAACTGCTTCTGGGTATCGTTGCGCAAAAACCGCCTCATCGTCACCCCATCACCGGATTAACCATTAACTTCCGTGACCCTGAATACTCACCGGAAAAGGGCGGCTGGCATCCGGTCGAAATACGCCTCATCCCTGCCGGAGAAGACTGGCAGCTCGATTACGTCACCGATTTTCACTATGCAGGGCATCCATGGCCTGAGCTTGAAAAAGATGTCGATGTGAGCTGGACGCAACAATACACGTGGCTTTCCCGTTGTGGCGATATCTCTCATGTCGACGCCCGTGAGTTCTGGTCGCTATGGGAAAGTAACTTTATGGCTTACCACGATATGGGGGTTTTCACGGTCCGTACGTTGTGGGAAAGCTGA